ATTGATAAAGTAACAGCTTTAATGTCCAATGCCATCACCCTTCGTTTCCAGCCACTCGCGCAGCTTTCGCCTTAATAATTTCTTCGCGGCATTTCTTGGCAGGCTCTCTACAAAGTGGATTTGTTTTGGAAGCTTGTATTTTGCGAGTTTCCGTTCACAAAGGTCCAGCAAGTCTTTTTCAGAGACTTCTGGTTCACTTTTTACAATAAAAGCTACTGGCACCTGTCCCCATTGCTCATCTTGTGCCCCGATCACACCGGCATCAGCAACACCGGGATGGGAAAGCAGGATGCCTTCGATTTCAGCGGGATAGATATTTTCCCCGCCTGAAATGATTAAATCTGAACGGCGGTCAAGAACATAAAGAAAACCATCGTCGTCAATATAGCCGATATCACCGGTATGAAGCCATCTTTCACGGATCTTATCAGCAGTTTCATCCGGGCGATTCAAGTACCCGATCGTCACGTTCGGCCCTTTGACCATAATCTCTCCCTCAGCTCCTGAAGGTACATCCTGACCATCACCATCGACAATCCGAATCTGATTAGGGAACAGCGCTTTACCAGCAGAACCAAGTCGTTCAATGCTGTATTCAGGAGATAATGTCGCAAACTGTGATGAAGTTTCGGTCATACCATATGTCTGGAATACAGGGATCTCTTTTTCAAGACAAGACTCCAGCAGCGGTAATGGCGCAGGGCCGCCTCCTAACAACATACAGCGGAAGGCACCCGGCAATCTTTCTTCTCCCAGATCATCAAGGATTCTTCTCAGCATCGTGCTGACAACCGACATGATGGTAATATTGTATCGCTGGATATCCTCGATAACCTTTTTTTCGTTAAAGGAAGTATGTAAAACAATTGGCATTCCGTATATCTGGCTTCTCATTAAAATCGAGTAGCCGCTGATATGGAAGATCGGCACTGTGCAAAGCCATTTATCCTGTTCATGAAGACCGAGATTGAGTGCAGATGCATTCGCGCTCCACCAATGGTTGCCATAGGTTTGCATAACTCCCTTCGGATTACCGGTCGTGCCTGATGTATACATGATCGTCGTGACACTGTTCATATCGTATTCTTCAAGGATTAAGGCTTCGTTGTCCTCTAATTGTTTGAGTTTAGCAGTACTCAAGAATTTAATTTCTGAAGTGATCGCAGTTACTTTTTCATCAAAGCCGTCTTCATATACAAGCAATTCAGCCTCACAATCAGCTAACTGCCATGAAAGCTCCTCCGCTGTCAGTCGATTATTCAAAATCACAGCCTTGATTCCGGCCATCTGCAAAGCGCATAAAATAAACACAGATTCCGCTTGATTAGAAAACAGGAGCGCTGCGGTTGACCCACTATGTAAACCAAGTGTTCCAAGCTTGCCAGTGTAAGCTTTTGCTTCTTCAAAAACGTCCGAAAACGTGTAAGTTCGCTCCTCAAAGATCAGTGCTTCACGATGGGGAGTCAATTCTGCTCGCTTTTTCAGCCAGTTAGGCATCGTTTCAGTCATGGGTGTCACCTCTTCTCAACATAGTAAAACAGCTTGATGGAAGTCCATCAAGCTGTTTGGAAACTATAAAATCAAGGGAAACGTGGGAACTGGCCGAAGTCAGGCTTGCGCTTTTCCTTGAATGCGTCGCGGCCTTCTTTAGCTTCTTCTGTTGTGTAGTAAAGCAATGTTGCATCCCCTGCCATTTGCTGAAGTCCAGCAAGTCCGTCAGTATCAGCGTTCATCGCAGCTTTCAAGAAACGAAGCGCGGTTGGGCTCTTCTCAAGAATTTCTTCACACCACTTGAGTGTTTCCTCTTCAACCTGGTCAAGAGGCACAACTGTGTTGACAAGACCCATGTCCAAAGCTTCCTGGGCATTGTACTGACGGCACAAGAACCAAATTTCACGAGCCTTTTTGTGGCCAACTATTCTTGCAAGGTAGCCTGAACCGTAACCAGCATCGAAGCTTCCTACTTTAGGGCCTGTCTGGCCGAAAATCGCATTATCAGCTGCAATTGTAAGGTCACATACGACATGGAGCACATGGCCGCCGCCGATTGCGTAACCTTTTACCTGAGCGATAACTGGTTTAGGAATCACACGAATTAAACGCTGAAGGTCAAGGACATTCAAACGAGGGATTTCATCTTCCCCAACGTAACCGCCATGTCCGCGGACTTTCTGGTCTCCTCCGGAGCAGAATGCATCGTCTCCAGCACCAGTGAGGACGATTACGCCAACACTTGAATCATCTCGAGCATAAGCAAATGCATCGATCATTTCCATAACCGTTTTAGGACGGAAAGCGTTGCGCACTTCCGGGCGGTTAATGGTGATTCTGGCAATGCCATTATATGTTTCATACAGAATATCTTCATACTTGCGTTCTGAAACCCATTCAACTGTCATTTAGACAACCTCCTATTATGTATTCGACAAAAACTCACTTACTATTGTACCAAATTTTTCACGTTCTTCCACATGAATTGCATGGCCACAGCCATTTATCGTCAAATGTGTCGGATTAGGGAGTCTGGAAGCCATGTCTGTGGCTATTCTACAGAATTTTTCATCAAGCTCTCCAGTAATAAGAAGTGTCTCAAAACCAAATACCTCCAGCTTGTCCCACCAGGACGGCTGGGCACCTGTTCCCATTCCCCTCAGGCTGTTGGCCAATCCGGCGGGGACATTCCTCAGCCTTTGACTTCTTATTTGTTCCCTTACTTCTGCCGGAAGATTCAATTGTGACTTAAATAGCGGGATCGATTCCCAAAAATCAATGAATCTCTCAAGACCTTCATTCTCGATTCTATCTGCCAGCTTGTGGTCCTGTTGAATTCTTGCTTCACGATCCTCATAATTGACCATACCTGGAGTCGTGCTTTCAAGCACCAGCTTCCTTACTCTCTCAGGAAACAGACTCGCAAAGGTGATCGCCGTCCTGCCGCCCATTGAGTATCCTAGGAAGTCAGCTTTTTCAATACCCAGCTGGTCACACAGCTCCTTCAAATCCATAGCGGCCTTCTCGATGTCATATCGCGTCATATCGCCTGGCGATTCGGTCTCCCCATGTCCAATGAGGTCGACCATCAGCAGAGTTGAATGTTGTCCCCATATAGGACAAAACGGCTTCCAAGTAGAAGCCGCCCCTGTAAAACCATGAAGCAATACAAGAGGAAAACCATCTCCGCACTGCTCGACATTATATCGTACGCCATTGATCATGGTCTTCATTTTGTGTCACCTTTTAGCATTACAGTTATTTCCCGGGAAACAGAATTCCACAAATCTCGATGTTCCTTTAGGTTGGAATCCCTTGTTGTCCTGATTTCCATCACTTTTAAGCCGCCAATCTCTTGGTTTTTAGCAAAAGCATCTGAAAAATGCTCCCAATCTTGGATTAAATCATATTTTCCGTTGTACATTTCGACAACATGGCTGAAATCCAGGTCCAATGGTGTACCGAAAAGCTTTTCAAAATGCTTCGGTTCCTTTGCCTGAGGCAGGAATGAAAAGATTCCCCCGCCATTATTGTTGATCAGCAAGATATTGATATCGATATTATATAATTTCGAAGCTAATAAACCGTTCAGATCATGGTAGAATGTCAAATCTCCCAATACAAGGTAGCATGGCTGCGATACACTGGCTACCCCAAGTGCCGTAGAGACAATCCCGTCTATCCCATTCGCTCCTCTGTTTGCCATCACTTTGATATTCTTTTTATTCAATAGGAAGAATGAATCAAGGTCCCTGATTGGCATGCTGTTGCCAACAAATAATGTTGAGCATTCTGGAAGCATTTCAGTGAGCTGCTGGAATAGTTTTCCTTCGCTTAGCTCCTCAACCTGGGAAATAGCCGACAATCGTTCTTTGGCTAGGTGATTTACAGTAAGCCACTTATTCATATAGCCTGAGTTGCCTGCTGTTACAGCAGTCTCACCGATTTTTTTACAAAACAAAGCCTCGTCGCAATAGAACATATGAGAAGCGGACATCGTAGGCTCACGCCAGCCCGCCCCGCTATCGACCACAAATTGGCGGGCATTCCGGTTTTCTTTTATAAAAATAGTCAGGGCTTTAGAGATTGGCATCGCTCCGAAACGGATGATCACATCAGGCTTCAATGCTTTCTTCGCTTCTTCATTCCTTAAGAATGCATCATAGGCATCAATGATGTGTTTTCCATCATGCTCACCACTTCGTAATTGTGACAGAGGATCAGCGATGATCGGAAATTGTAATCTGTCAGCAAGGGCAATGACTTCATCTGTGAATTCGCTGTTGTCCAGCTGGCCGCAGACAATGATCCCATTCTTATAGGAAGCGATATCTTCACTGATCGCAGCAAATGTTTGATCAGACAAACTCAGATGGCCTGTCTCGATTTCAACATAACCGCCAACGCGTTCAGGCAGCTCAAACAGGTTTTCATCCATTTTCGGAATCAACGGTTCCCTGAATGGGAAATTCAAATGGACTGGCCCCTGAGGATAGCTTGCCGCCGTTGCCGCTGCCCTTCCGCAAACTGTCCGGGCGTAGCGGATCATATCCTCCGTTTTTTCCGGTGGTGCCATTTCGACAAACCATTTTACATTTTTCCCATACAGATGAATCTGGTCAATCGCCTGAGGTGCGCCGACATCACGCAATTCATGCGGACGGTCAGCTGTCAGGACAATGAGCGGAATCCTTGAAATACTAGCTTCAATCACCGCTGGATAATAGTTCGCCGCAGCAGTACCTGATGTACATAACAAAGCAACAGGCTTTTGAGTGGCCTTCGCAATACCAAGCGCGAAAAATGATGCAGATCGCTCATCAACCTGGATATGAATGCGCAAGTTCGGGTGTTCAGCCATAACCAGTGCCATTGGCGTCGATCTAGAACCAGGACTAATGACTACATCCTTTACACCTGTTTTCGATAATTCCGCAACGAATGCTGCGATATACGCTGTTAAACCTTCCTGGTGGCTCATTTATTCTTTCCTCCAAGTGCTGTAAGCATCGGCCTGAACTTGATGCTAGTCTCTTTATATTCGCTTTCGGCATTCGAATCTGCCACGATGCCGCATCCAGCAAATAGTGATACCTCATTTCCCTGAATCAATCCTGAGCGGATCGCTACGGCAAACTCACCATTCCCCTGATAATCCATCCAGCCGACAGGTGCCGCATAAAGGCCTCTGTCCAGCTGTTCAATTTCCCTGATTTTTTCGATTGCCGCCTGCTTTGGAAGCCCGCCCAATGCAGGCGTCGGGTGAAGTTTTTCCACTAAATGAAGAAGCGAGGTTCCTTCCCGATTTTTACCGATTACAGGGGTATACAAATGTTGAATGTACTTCATTTTCATCAAAACAGGCTGTTCAGGAAGAAGCACCTGATCACAGGTTTCTTCCATTGCTCCCCTGATCATATCCACGACATATTGATGTTCAATCAGGTTTTTCTGGTCTGTTAAAAGTTCCTTGCCGAGCTTTTCATCTTCTTCAGGTGTGCTGCCTCTGGCGATCGATCCTGCTAAGCAGGCTGAAAACAGGCTTGCCCCATCTTTCTTGACCAGCCTTTCAGGAGAAGCCCCGATAAAACAATCACCATTTGATTCGAAAGCAAATGTAAAACTTTCCTGCTGATTCTCAAGAAGGTTTGCGAGGACACTTTCAGCGCGAACCACATCTTTAAAATGAAGCCGAAGCTCCCTTGCAAGCACAACTTTTTTCAATTCACTGTTTTCAAAACCGTTCACCGCATCCGTCACTGTCTGCTTCCATGCCTCAGGATCAATTTCGATAATTTCCTTTAGATCCAGACTGGCAAGCACTGGTTTTAGCAGTGCCTTTGAAAGCACTTCTTCCCTCTCGCTTGTGACTTTATCAAATAATGACATATCATCATGCTGGGTGCAGACTACATTGGTAGTAAAGTATGCCTCTCCCTTGACAATCGTCAGCATATATTTTGGAATGTGGAAAAGAGCTTCCGAAAATTTTGACCATAATCCGGTCTTCTTCTTCAGCGGATCGAAAGTAAAGCCTCCAAGCATGGTTGGCCCGGTTCCATTCTCCTTATATTTATTAAAAACCAGAGCAGTATCCATGAAGCGCTTCCACTCTTTTTCAACATGAAAAAAGCGGTCAGCTCCCTGATCCGACTGTATTTGTCCGCATATACCCAATCCAGATAGGAAATGTTCTCCTTCAGGATCCTTCCAGAAAAAGCGTTCTCCAAAAAACTTTTCCCTATTTGAAGCAAAAAAATAAAAAGGATCTATTCGTTCTATTTTATGGACCTCGCTGACCAAAATCGACTGAGATTGTCCTTTGGCCCGCTCAATCGCATCAAGAATTCCCTGTCTAAGTTCCGTTTCCTGAATGGCAACCAAAATTATCCCCCCAATAACAGCCTCTCATCTGTTATTACACGTTTTAAAGCTTATTTTAAGATACACCTCATACACCACGATGTCAACGATGGCGGGCTTTCCTAACCTTTTATCATCCTTATTATATATTACACTCAAACAGTTGAGGCAATCTGGAAAATCCATCCTCATTATACGTGAAAATACTAATTGACAGTACATATGTGAATATCTACACTTATAATTGTAAGGTAATTTAGCCTATATATGAAAGGTCTTTTTGACAATTTTGGTTCTTTTAGATAAAATATTAAGGTTTGATAGATTGATATAAAAGGGAGAGAATTAGTTATGCAACCACAGCTACAGCCTAGTTCTTCACCAGCAGTCAATGGCGCAAACTGGAGAGTCTGGTGGCAGCTTACACGGCCCCACACTTTGACCGCAGCATTTGCTCCTGTCCTTCTTGGGACTGCTTTAGCGATAGAGTTCAGCGGCGGAATCCATTGGGGAATGTTCCTCGCGATGTTAATAGCCAGTCTGTTGATACAGGCAGCAACGAATATGTTCAATGAGTATTATGATTTCAAACGCGGCCTTGATAATGAAAATTCTGTTGGGATTGGCGGGGCAATTGTCCGTCATGGCATAAAGCCTAAAACGGTTTTGAATCTTGCCTTTGGTTTATATGGAATTTCAGTCCTGCTCGGCGTATATATTTGCATGAGCACCAGCTGGTGGGTCGCTGCTGTCGGCGTCGTTTCCCTCGCAGCCGGATATCTTTATACAGGCGGTCCATTGCCGATTGCTTACACACCTTTTGGCGAGCTTGTCGCAGGATTTTTCATGGGTGTACTGATCATCCTTATTTCGTTCTACATCCAGACTGGCACTGTCACTTCAACAAGTGTACTCGTTTCATTTCCTAGCTTTCTGCTAGTCGGAGCGATCCTGCTTGCGAATAATATTCGCGATCTGGATGGTGACAAGGAATTCGGCCGGAAGACACTCGCAATCCTGCTCGGACGAAAAGGCGCCATCAGGCTGCTTGCA
This portion of the Mesobacillus sp. S13 genome encodes:
- the menB gene encoding 1,4-dihydroxy-2-naphthoyl-CoA synthase gives rise to the protein MTVEWVSERKYEDILYETYNGIARITINRPEVRNAFRPKTVMEMIDAFAYARDDSSVGVIVLTGAGDDAFCSGGDQKVRGHGGYVGEDEIPRLNVLDLQRLIRVIPKPVIAQVKGYAIGGGHVLHVVCDLTIAADNAIFGQTGPKVGSFDAGYGSGYLARIVGHKKAREIWFLCRQYNAQEALDMGLVNTVVPLDQVEEETLKWCEEILEKSPTALRFLKAAMNADTDGLAGLQQMAGDATLLYYTTEEAKEGRDAFKEKRKPDFGQFPRFP
- a CDS encoding 1,4-dihydroxy-2-naphthoate polyprenyltransferase; amino-acid sequence: MQPQLQPSSSPAVNGANWRVWWQLTRPHTLTAAFAPVLLGTALAIEFSGGIHWGMFLAMLIASLLIQAATNMFNEYYDFKRGLDNENSVGIGGAIVRHGIKPKTVLNLAFGLYGISVLLGVYICMSTSWWVAAVGVVSLAAGYLYTGGPLPIAYTPFGELVAGFFMGVLIILISFYIQTGTVTSTSVLVSFPSFLLVGAILLANNIRDLDGDKEFGRKTLAILLGRKGAIRLLAGMFIVSYAWVIGLIITGVVSPWLAIVALSIPKAVKATKGFIGKSNPLQMMPAMANTAKTNTIFGLLLSVGIFISLI
- the menH gene encoding 2-succinyl-6-hydroxy-2,4-cyclohexadiene-1-carboxylate synthase → MKTMINGVRYNVEQCGDGFPLVLLHGFTGAASTWKPFCPIWGQHSTLLMVDLIGHGETESPGDMTRYDIEKAAMDLKELCDQLGIEKADFLGYSMGGRTAITFASLFPERVRKLVLESTTPGMVNYEDREARIQQDHKLADRIENEGLERFIDFWESIPLFKSQLNLPAEVREQIRSQRLRNVPAGLANSLRGMGTGAQPSWWDKLEVFGFETLLITGELDEKFCRIATDMASRLPNPTHLTINGCGHAIHVEEREKFGTIVSEFLSNT
- the menD gene encoding 2-succinyl-5-enolpyruvyl-6-hydroxy-3-cyclohexene-1-carboxylic-acid synthase, with the translated sequence MSHQEGLTAYIAAFVAELSKTGVKDVVISPGSRSTPMALVMAEHPNLRIHIQVDERSASFFALGIAKATQKPVALLCTSGTAAANYYPAVIEASISRIPLIVLTADRPHELRDVGAPQAIDQIHLYGKNVKWFVEMAPPEKTEDMIRYARTVCGRAAATAASYPQGPVHLNFPFREPLIPKMDENLFELPERVGGYVEIETGHLSLSDQTFAAISEDIASYKNGIIVCGQLDNSEFTDEVIALADRLQFPIIADPLSQLRSGEHDGKHIIDAYDAFLRNEEAKKALKPDVIIRFGAMPISKALTIFIKENRNARQFVVDSGAGWREPTMSASHMFYCDEALFCKKIGETAVTAGNSGYMNKWLTVNHLAKERLSAISQVEELSEGKLFQQLTEMLPECSTLFVGNSMPIRDLDSFFLLNKKNIKVMANRGANGIDGIVSTALGVASVSQPCYLVLGDLTFYHDLNGLLASKLYNIDINILLINNNGGGIFSFLPQAKEPKHFEKLFGTPLDLDFSHVVEMYNGKYDLIQDWEHFSDAFAKNQEIGGLKVMEIRTTRDSNLKEHRDLWNSVSREITVMLKGDTK
- a CDS encoding o-succinylbenzoate--CoA ligase, producing the protein MTETMPNWLKKRAELTPHREALIFEERTYTFSDVFEEAKAYTGKLGTLGLHSGSTAALLFSNQAESVFILCALQMAGIKAVILNNRLTAEELSWQLADCEAELLVYEDGFDEKVTAITSEIKFLSTAKLKQLEDNEALILEEYDMNSVTTIMYTSGTTGNPKGVMQTYGNHWWSANASALNLGLHEQDKWLCTVPIFHISGYSILMRSQIYGMPIVLHTSFNEKKVIEDIQRYNITIMSVVSTMLRRILDDLGEERLPGAFRCMLLGGGPAPLPLLESCLEKEIPVFQTYGMTETSSQFATLSPEYSIERLGSAGKALFPNQIRIVDGDGQDVPSGAEGEIMVKGPNVTIGYLNRPDETADKIRERWLHTGDIGYIDDDGFLYVLDRRSDLIISGGENIYPAEIEGILLSHPGVADAGVIGAQDEQWGQVPVAFIVKSEPEVSEKDLLDLCERKLAKYKLPKQIHFVESLPRNAAKKLLRRKLREWLETKGDGIGH
- a CDS encoding isochorismate synthase MenF, which gives rise to MVAIQETELRQGILDAIERAKGQSQSILVSEVHKIERIDPFYFFASNREKFFGERFFWKDPEGEHFLSGLGICGQIQSDQGADRFFHVEKEWKRFMDTALVFNKYKENGTGPTMLGGFTFDPLKKKTGLWSKFSEALFHIPKYMLTIVKGEAYFTTNVVCTQHDDMSLFDKVTSEREEVLSKALLKPVLASLDLKEIIEIDPEAWKQTVTDAVNGFENSELKKVVLARELRLHFKDVVRAESVLANLLENQQESFTFAFESNGDCFIGASPERLVKKDGASLFSACLAGSIARGSTPEEDEKLGKELLTDQKNLIEHQYVVDMIRGAMEETCDQVLLPEQPVLMKMKYIQHLYTPVIGKNREGTSLLHLVEKLHPTPALGGLPKQAAIEKIREIEQLDRGLYAAPVGWMDYQGNGEFAVAIRSGLIQGNEVSLFAGCGIVADSNAESEYKETSIKFRPMLTALGGKNK